Below is a genomic region from Pseudomonadota bacterium.
ATTGAAAAATTCGTCCGCACCGAAGTACCTGAGGTAAAATCAGTGGAGTCTGTATAAGACAACATTATTGGTTTAATCGGATCGGCTTATTTATAAATGATGAAATCGCAGATTGCGAATATCGAATGCAATGAGACTTCGAAAAGACTGATTACATCGAGTAATTGCGCAATACAATAGAATATTATGTGGTGAACCTTTCAGTACAGTGACTTTTTATCCACAGGGCTTAAAGACAAGCCCATCATTTATGATAATTAGTACCCGCCTTGATCGTGTAGGCCCGGTAAACCTGCTCAAGCAGGATCATCCGGGCCATTTCATGGGTAAAGGTCATTTTTGAAAGCGATAATACATAATCAGCCTGAGCCAGGACATCCTGAGCCAGTCCCAACTCACCTCCGATAATAAACGACAAAGATCTCCTTCCCTGACTCTCAAGGTTGGTAATATCCCGGGCCAGATCTTCAGATGTCAGGGTCTTCCCTCCCGGATCCAAAGCAATCATATAGGATTGTTTTTCAAGCCGGGCAAGAAGTGCTTTGCCCTCCTCCAGTTTAAGAACTTCCGGGGAACTGTTACTTCGGATGCTGGTTTTTATGGTCTTGATTTCTGCATTCACATAGCGTTGCAGACGCTTGCAATAATCATCAATCCCCTGAGCCAGGTAGATCTCGCGGGTCTTGCCGATAAACAGAAATTCAATTTTCATTGATATCCATGATTTTCCTTAAACATTTTTCTTATCAAGAATAACCTTCAGCTTTCTGCAGAACTCATCATAGCCGAGTTCATTCTTAATGCCGGGGCAGGAGCCGCTGATCGGTTGGTAATTTGATCGGTCACCAAGAATACTCGGGTGGAGAGGC
It encodes:
- a CDS encoding 23S rRNA (pseudouridine(1915)-N(3))-methyltransferase RlmH, coding for MKIEFLFIGKTREIYLAQGIDDYCKRLQRYVNAEIKTIKTSIRSNSSPEVLKLEEGKALLARLEKQSYMIALDPGGKTLTSEDLARDITNLESQGRRSLSFIIGGELGLAQDVLAQADYVLSLSKMTFTHEMARMILLEQVYRAYTIKAGTNYHK